CCTGGCGTGTTGTCGTCTAAGTATAACGTTAGATAGCTACACAGACAGGCTCTCTGGCGTTGTTGTCCGGTAAAGTAGATTAATCGTTATAGTATCTCTCTGCTCCAGCCCAGTCACACATAACAAggtctctctgttatctctctgcTCCAGCCCAGTCAGTCACACATAACACGGTGCTGGCTGATGAAGCCAGCCAACAAGATACAGTCAGACAGTGATGTCGGGGGTCACATTGATTGAAGGGACATTAATCctccattgtgcccttgagcaaggcaccatttgggacgtagccttaAATGTCAGGGATCAGCAGAGTGGTCCAGAAAGGTCAGAGTGCCTGGAGCTTTGCTGGTGTGGGATCAGGTGACATCATTCAgggggcatcccaaatggcaccctattccctatatagtgcactactttagaccagagccctatggaaccctattccctatatagtgcactaaagagccccacagtggaggtgtcataataccccataaaacctagtggtcaaacagggaaatggttccaattgtttttccaccaatcATTTTCCACATAGGGTATTTTAGAATCACTTCCAATCAGGACTGAAGGGTAAAGGGTATTATAGGGTATAATTGTACAGCAGAAGAGTCATTTCTGTTCCCCCTGTGTGTAAGAGGCATTGGGGTACAGCAGAAGAGTCCTTCCTGTTTGGTGTGGATTAATGAAGTGTTTTTCTTCCCTCTCTGCAGGCTCCCAGCTGAATACACAACTAGAGGGTTGGCTGTCTGAAGCACCTTCCACTGTCAGCCCTGCTAGAGCCATCATAGCACCGTAAGCACCACTACTAGTCGAGGAAAAGGCCTCGTCTTGTCATCAACTCATTCTGAGTATTATTGGATAACAGCATATGAATGACTGAAATGTGATTGTTGTGATTGGGGCAATGGGGGTCATGTTTTCTATTGGTTGTAAtggtgtgttgtaatgtgttttcAGCCAGGCAGGTTGTAATGTGTTGTCAGCCAGGCAGGTTGTAATGGTGTGTTGTCAGCCAGGCAGGTTGTAAtggtgtgttgtaatgtgttttcAGCCAGGCAGGTTGTAATGGTGTGTTGTCAGCCAGGCAGGTTGTAATGGTGTCTTGTAATGTGTTGTCAGCCAGGCAGGTTGTAATGTGTTGTCAGCCAGGCAGGTTGTAATGTGTTGTCAGCCAGGCAGGTTGTAATGTGTTGCCAAGAGAGAGATAGGCCCCCCTCCTCTGCTCTGACCTCTCAAGGCCCCTCCTTCGCCTGCTCTGACCTCTCAAGGCCCTCCTTCCGCTGCTCTGACCTCTCAAGGCCCTCCTCCGTCCTGCTTCTGACTCCTCAAGGCCCATCCTCCGCCTGCTCTGACTCTAAGGCCGCCTCCTACCGCTGCTCTGACCTCTCAAGGCCCCCTCTCCGCCTGTCTGACACTCTTCAGGCCTCCTCCGCTGCTCTGACCTCTCAAGGCCCCCCTCCTCCTGCTCTGACTCTCAAGGCCCCTCCTCCGCCTGCTCTGACGCTCTCAAGGCTCCTCCTCCCGCCTGTCTTCCCTCAAGGCCCCTCCTCGCCTGCTCTCCCTCTCAAGGCCATCTCTCCGCATGCTCTCCCTCTCAAGGCCCCTCCTTCCGCCTTGCTCTCCCTTTCAAGGCCGCCTCCTCGCTGCTCTCGCTCTCAAGGCGCCTCCTCGCCTTGCCTCTCCCTCTCATAGGCCCCTCCCTCCGCCTGCTCTCCCTCTCAaggccctcctcctcctgctctcccttcAAGGCCCCTCCTCCGCCTGCTCTCCCTCTCAAGGCCCCTCCTCCGCCTGCTCTCCCCTCGTCAGGCCCTCTCCGCCTGCTCTGACCTCTCAAGGCCCCCCTCCTCCTGCCTCTGACCCTCTCACGGCCCTCCTCCCGCTGCTCCTGAACCTTCTTCAAGGCCCTCCTACTCTCTGCTCTCGCCTCTCAaggccctcctcctcctgctctccctctcaagGCCCCTCCGCTTGCTCTTGCCGCTCTCAAGGCACCTGCCTGGCCTGATTGACCTCTCAGGCCCGCTCCTCCGCCTGCTCTGACCGCTCTCAAGGCCCCTCCTGCGCGCCTGTCTGACCTCAaggcccctcctcctcttctcttcctcaagGCCCCTCCTCCGCCTGCTTCTCCTCTCAGgcccctcctccttcctgctGCATCCCTCTCTaagtccctcctcctcctgctctccctctcaagGCCCTCCCTCCGCTACTCTCGCCTCTCAAgccccctcctcctgctctccctcaaGGCCCCTCCTCTCGCCTGCTTCCTTGACCTCTCAAGGCCCTCCTTCCGCCTGCTCTGACCTCTCAAGGCCCCTCCTCCGCCTGCCTCTGACCTCAAggcccctcctcctttcctcctcaagGCCCCTCCTCCGCCTGCTCTCCCTCTCAAGGCCCCTCCTCCGCCTGCTCTCCCTCTCAAGGCCCCTCCTCCGTCCTGCTCTCCGTCTACAggcccctcctctctgctctccctctcaagGCCCCTCCCTTCCGCCTGCTCTACCTCTAAGGCCCCTCCTCCGCCTGCTCTTGACCTTCATCAAGGCCCTCCTTTCCGCCTGCTCTGACCTCTCAAGGCCCCTTCCTTCCGCCTGCCTCTGACTCTCAAGGCCCCTCCTCCGCCTGCTCTGACCTCTTCAAGGCCCCCTCTCCGCCTGCTTCTGACCTGCTCAAGGCGACCCTCCCTCTGCTCTGAACCTGCTCAAGGCCCTCCTGCCGCCTGCCTGCTGACCTCCTCAAGGGCCCTCTCCGCCTGCTCTTCTTCTAAGGCCCCTCCTCCGCCTGCTCTCCCTCTCAAGGCCGGCCTCCTCCGCCTGCCTCTCACCTCTCAAGCGCTCCTCCGCTGCTCTCCCTTTTCAAGGCCCCTCTCTccgcctgctctctcctctcaaaAGGCCCCTCCTCCGCTGCCTCTCCCTCTCAAGGCCCCTCCTCCTcgcctgctctccctcttcaggccctcctcctcctgcttcccTCTCAaggcccctcctcctccttgcctcatccctctcacggccaccctcctcctgctctcctctcaagGCCTCTCCTCCGCCTGCTTCTGACCTCTCAAGGCCGGGCCTCCTCCGCTTGCTCTGACCTCTCAAGGCCCCTCTCCGCTTGCTCTGACCTCTCAAGGCTGCCCCTTTCCTCCGCCTGTCTGACGCTCTCAAGGCCCCTCCTCCCGCCTGCCTCTGATCCTCTCAAGGCCCCCTGCCGCCTGCTCTGACCTCTCAAGGCCCTCCTCACGCCTGCTCATTGACTCCTCAAGGCCCTCTCCGCGCTGCTTGACCTCTCAAGGCCCTCCTCCGCCTGCTCTGCACCTTCAaggccccccctctctcctgctctgacCTCTCCAGGCCCCTCCTCCGCCTGCCTGCTGCCCTCTTCCGAAGGGATCTCCTTCCGCCTGCTCTTCCTCCTCAAGGCCCCTCTCCGCCTGCTCTTCCCTCTCAAGGCCCCTCTCCGCCTGCTCTCCTTTCAAGGCCCCTCCTCGCTGCTCTCCCTCTAAAGGGCCCCTCCTCGCTGCCTCCTCCTCTCAAGGCCCCTCCTCCGCCTGGCTCTCCCTCTCAAGGCCCCTCCTCTCGCCTCTCCCCTCTCAggccctctcctctgctctccctctcaagGCCGCCTCCTCCGCTGCCTCTCCCTCTCAAGGCCCGCTCCCTGCCGCCTGCTCTCCTCTCACAAGGCCGCCTCCTCCGCCTGCTTTGACTCTCTTCAAGGCCCCTCTCCTTCCTGCTTCCCTCTCAAGGCCCCTCCTCCCCCTGCTTCGCTCTCAAGGCCCCTCCCCGCCTGCTCTCCCTCTCAAGGACCCTCCTAACGCGCCTGCTCTCGTCTCTCAAGGCCCCTCCTCCGCCTGCGTCTCCTTCTCAAGgcccctcctcctctgctctcgccTCTCAAGGCCCGCCTCCCCGCCTGCTTCCCTCTCAAGGCCCCTCTCCGCCTGCTCCTCCCTCTCAGGCACCTCCCTCCGCTGCTCTGACCTCTCAaggcccctcctcctcctgcttctcccttcaggcctcctccagctcctgctctccctctcaagGCCCCTCCTCCGCCTGCTCTTGACCTCTCAAGGCCTCCTCAcgcctgcctctcctcctcaagGCCCTTCCTCCGCCTGCTATCCCTCTCAaggccctctctctgctctccctctaaAGCCCCTCCTCGCGCCTGCTCTCCCTCTAAAGGCCCCTCCCTCCGCCTGCTCTCCTCTCAaggcccctcctcctcctgctct
This region of Salvelinus sp. IW2-2015 unplaced genomic scaffold, ASM291031v2 Un_scaffold4696, whole genome shotgun sequence genomic DNA includes:
- the LOC139026402 gene encoding proline-rich protein 36-like, which encodes MSGISRVVQKGQSAWSFAGVGSGSQLNTQLEGWLSEAPSTVSPARAIIAPPSFRCSDLSRPSSVLLLTPQGPSSACSDSKAASYRCSDLSRPPLRLSDTLQASSAALTSQGPPPPALTLKAPPPPALTLSRPSSSCSPFKAPPPPALPLKAPPPPALPSPAPPPALTALKAPPARLSDLKAPPPLLFLKAPPPPASPLRPLLLPAASLSKSLLLLLSLSRPSLRYSRLSSPLLLLSLKAPSFRLPLTLKAPPPPALTSSRPPLRLLLTCSRRPSLCSEPAQGPPAACLLTSSRALSACSSSKAPPPPALPLKAGLLRLPLTSQALLRCSPFSRPLSPPALSSQKAPPPLPLPLKAPPPRLLSLFRPSSSCFPLKAPPPPCLIPLTATLLLLSSQGPSSACLLPSSEGISFRLLFLLKAPLRLLFPLKAPLRLLSFQGPSSPCFALKAPPRLLSLSRTLLTRLLSSLKAPPPPASPSQGPSSSALASQGPPPRLLPSQGPSPPAPPSQAPPSAALTSQGPSSSCFSLQASSSSCSPSQGPSSACS